In Deltaproteobacteria bacterium, the following proteins share a genomic window:
- a CDS encoding ImmA/IrrE family metallo-endopeptidase, with the protein MARPTISLKIDPKALRAAIDARKMSMTDLATALGVERATLHGWVSKGSIPPNRLSSLARSLSLTGAEVESFKPRKQIDVRFRTLRNLEVETGIVNQVTDLARTVFRLEEHFGAPHIDSYKKLPKVGYEHPRNVAEFLLKQFQLPSYPLSLEQLTRALLVRGIPVVFLPFWEEVRAAKVKAFTAYQDRLGLIFIDSNSAFEDVPWLIIHELTHIVKNDGGHVTAAEEKFCNQVAIEVCTPSEFFDSRKDELRNLLTGVSLPAAVNIVREIADLLGASFRGVVLRAKDAGIFDSKSGVCRYLMTAARNSESRRVLISDLICPKNTDDACDWDALLKDPSKGYLMHLQALVRDGLFQGKISQGKAAEMLGIDESVIAALYERWMPAEDDSAPL; encoded by the coding sequence ATGGCGCGCCCCACCATCTCTCTAAAAATTGATCCGAAGGCATTAAGAGCAGCTATAGACGCTCGGAAAATGTCCATGACTGATCTTGCTACCGCGCTTGGAGTCGAGCGTGCGACGCTACACGGGTGGGTAAGTAAGGGCTCGATTCCACCTAACCGACTCTCGTCTTTGGCCAGATCCTTGAGCCTTACCGGCGCCGAGGTTGAGTCATTCAAACCTCGCAAGCAAATTGATGTCCGATTCCGCACACTGCGAAACCTCGAAGTCGAGACCGGTATAGTGAATCAGGTCACCGATCTGGCGCGCACCGTATTCCGGCTCGAGGAACATTTTGGCGCACCGCATATCGATAGTTACAAAAAGCTGCCTAAAGTCGGGTATGAGCACCCACGGAACGTCGCTGAATTCCTTCTGAAGCAGTTCCAGCTTCCCTCTTATCCCTTGTCACTTGAACAGCTAACTCGTGCCTTATTGGTTCGCGGTATTCCTGTCGTCTTCTTGCCTTTTTGGGAAGAGGTCCGTGCAGCCAAAGTTAAGGCATTCACAGCATATCAAGATAGGCTAGGCCTGATTTTCATCGACTCAAACTCTGCCTTTGAAGATGTGCCCTGGTTGATCATTCACGAGTTGACTCACATTGTTAAAAATGACGGTGGCCACGTCACCGCGGCAGAGGAAAAATTTTGTAACCAAGTAGCCATCGAAGTCTGCACTCCTTCTGAATTTTTCGATTCCCGGAAGGATGAATTACGCAATCTATTGACAGGGGTGAGCTTGCCTGCGGCTGTTAACATCGTGCGTGAAATCGCAGATCTACTGGGTGCGAGCTTCAGGGGGGTAGTGCTCAGGGCGAAGGATGCCGGGATTTTTGATTCAAAATCAGGGGTGTGTCGTTACCTGATGACCGCAGCTAGAAACAGCGAATCTCGTCGTGTACTAATTTCTGATTTAATTTGTCCTAAAAACACAGATGATGCGTGTGACTGGGACGCCCTTCTCAAAGACCCCTCCAAGGGGTACCTTATGCATCTGCAAGCATTGGTTAGAGATGGGCTGTTCCAGGGCAAGATTTCTCAAGGTAAGGCCGCTGAGATGCTTGGCATCGATGAGTCCGTGATCGCTGCACTATACGAACGTTGGATGCCAGCAGAAGATGATTCAGCTCCTCTCTGA
- a CDS encoding MerR family DNA-binding transcriptional regulator, with protein sequence MLNNVEANRAKNRSLVQIKEAAKCLGIHPDTLRRWVATGKLPCRRHPINGYRLFELTEIYKLIGQIYGNES encoded by the coding sequence ATGTTGAATAATGTTGAGGCAAACCGTGCTAAAAACAGGTCCCTTGTCCAGATCAAGGAGGCCGCGAAGTGCCTGGGGATCCATCCCGATACTTTGCGACGCTGGGTAGCTACGGGCAAGTTGCCGTGCCGGCGACATCCCATCAATGGTTATCGGCTTTTTGAATTAACTGAGATTTATAAATTGATCGGGCAAATATACGGAAATGAGTCATAA
- a CDS encoding Nif3-like dinuclear metal center hexameric protein, which produces MKVHQIVRTLETIAPLKFAEEWDNVGLLAGDPDDDIDRVLLTIDMTLPVVHEAIQHRSGLIIAYHPPIFNGLKRIDARAAVGVALRHGIAFYSPHTALDAAIGGTNDVLADAVGLTDRIPIKPFKEVAGTKSDFLGVGMGRVGHVAPTTAQELIARVKAQLGLSHVLVAGPTEGVVIKKVAVAAGAASDLLRLAIRVGADALVCGELRHHDALAAAAAGLTVIVTRHSCSERQALTPLMNRLKDLHKETLFMLSECDADPLTIVS; this is translated from the coding sequence ATGAAGGTTCACCAAATTGTACGCACACTTGAAACCATCGCTCCTCTGAAGTTTGCCGAGGAGTGGGACAATGTGGGACTTTTGGCGGGTGATCCTGATGACGATATCGACCGGGTGCTGCTTACCATAGACATGACATTGCCGGTGGTCCACGAAGCGATCCAGCATCGCTCCGGGCTCATCATTGCGTATCATCCACCGATATTCAACGGACTGAAGAGAATCGATGCGCGCGCGGCAGTGGGTGTTGCTCTCAGGCACGGGATCGCCTTCTACTCACCGCACACGGCCCTAGATGCTGCCATTGGTGGTACAAATGACGTACTAGCAGACGCCGTAGGACTCACGGACCGGATCCCCATTAAGCCGTTTAAAGAAGTTGCCGGGACGAAAAGTGACTTTCTAGGTGTCGGCATGGGACGTGTAGGTCATGTGGCACCCACCACGGCACAAGAGTTGATCGCCCGCGTCAAGGCACAGCTTGGTCTCAGCCATGTACTCGTCGCGGGTCCTACCGAGGGCGTGGTCATTAAAAAAGTAGCTGTCGCCGCCGGCGCCGCTAGCGACCTCCTGCGCCTGGCCATTAGAGTGGGCGCCGATGCCTTAGTCTGCGGTGAGCTGCGTCACCATGACGCCCTTGCCGCCGCGGCTGCTGGTCTTACCGTGATCGTGACGCGGCACTCCTGTAGCGAGCGACAGGCTCTCACGCCACTTATGAATAGGCTCAAGGATCTGCATAAGGAGACGTTGTTTATGCTGAGCGAGTGCGACGCCGATCCATTGACTATCGTGAGCTAA
- a CDS encoding FAD-binding protein: MQIAIIGSGMAGLVAGYLCRQAGHDVTVFESAASRGMDAHTLEIAREVSNGAGSGWVDVPLRIMSSEAWRTVLTLCRQLKVPTFDIDVDLSFSSLAGATWLSTGRFMRGDRVVPLVGSWRYFNLDALTVFRSMLRLRRDIKDSNLLASIGDMSINEFFTSRRYPPRFWKGCLLPVLGTITTCSREHLGSYPARDLLASVWQMMYGDKLRRLSAGTRDLAQKLTPGLRFISGAKVVSVEAAGQGLRIRNAAGAELLADHVVVATQANQIDFLRGEVADLEHNVLQDLTFDEGELLVHTDERSMPRRRSDWKALNFLMDDALDHDMFTVWVNQVEPSIKHEPPIFQTWNPIVPIDPIKILSRVTMQRSVVTPKSRHAWQALADLSKKPGRRVHYCGSWSFPGVPLLESAARSAIRAAGEIGVQWQT, translated from the coding sequence ATGCAGATAGCAATCATCGGCAGTGGAATGGCAGGCCTCGTTGCAGGGTATTTGTGTCGTCAGGCCGGTCACGATGTCACCGTATTTGAATCCGCCGCCTCCCGTGGCATGGACGCTCATACTCTAGAGATCGCGCGTGAAGTCTCGAACGGCGCCGGTAGTGGCTGGGTCGATGTTCCTTTGCGTATCATGAGCTCCGAGGCCTGGCGCACGGTCCTGACACTCTGCCGGCAACTCAAGGTCCCCACGTTTGATATCGACGTCGACCTTTCGTTTAGTTCGCTTGCAGGCGCCACCTGGCTGTCGACAGGGAGATTCATGCGCGGTGATCGTGTGGTGCCGCTGGTTGGGTCGTGGCGTTATTTCAATCTCGATGCACTGACGGTATTTCGGAGCATGCTGCGCCTAAGGCGGGATATCAAAGACAGCAATTTGCTCGCTAGTATCGGTGATATGTCGATCAATGAGTTTTTTACCTCGCGGCGTTATCCACCGCGGTTCTGGAAGGGCTGCCTCCTGCCGGTGCTGGGTACCATCACAACTTGTAGCCGCGAGCATTTGGGGTCCTATCCCGCGCGCGATCTGCTGGCATCCGTCTGGCAGATGATGTACGGCGATAAGCTGCGGCGGCTGTCAGCCGGGACGAGAGATCTGGCGCAGAAGCTCACTCCTGGCCTGCGTTTTATTTCAGGAGCAAAAGTAGTGTCAGTTGAGGCCGCAGGTCAAGGCTTGCGGATCCGCAATGCTGCTGGTGCAGAGCTGCTCGCTGATCACGTTGTAGTGGCAACGCAGGCGAATCAGATCGATTTCCTCCGCGGCGAGGTTGCAGATCTAGAGCACAATGTGCTGCAGGATCTCACTTTTGATGAGGGTGAGTTACTGGTGCACACGGATGAACGCTCGATGCCGCGGCGGCGCAGCGATTGGAAGGCGCTTAATTTTTTGATGGATGACGCGCTCGATCACGACATGTTTACAGTTTGGGTCAATCAGGTTGAGCCCTCGATTAAGCACGAGCCCCCAATATTCCAAACTTGGAATCCGATCGTTCCCATCGATCCCATTAAGATCCTCAGTCGCGTGACCATGCAGCGCTCAGTCGTGACGCCCAAAAGTCGCCACGCCTGGCAGGCACTTGCCGACCTCAGTAAAAAGCCCGGACGGCGTGTTCACTACTGTGGTTCGTGGTCATTTCCCGGTGTGCCATTACTGGAATCGGCAGCAAGGTCAGCGATTAGGGCTGCGGGCGAAATCGGTGTGCAGTGGCAAACTTAA
- a CDS encoding methyltransferase domain-containing protein, producing the protein MANLKADAFDVDTTLLDGCGQWANLGDWRDAGSYDEACIALARRVGEAAALAPPMSVLDVACGYGGSVRLWVNAFGVSVVDAVDLRPACITALREASPPGLRHVFTAHVSETLELPATVRYDAVVSVDAAYHFASALDLGRLARRCLCPGGRLAYTTLIWGNPDAARPNWWCKLFLQTALIPQAAVMTPGALGAALADLGFSEMQISYLDDEVLSGFARYVTQLSSKLSLAHRLRPAWWKIWLTAQACRQLRAWGLRYALVRGVLGAQ; encoded by the coding sequence GTGGCAAACTTAAAGGCCGATGCCTTTGATGTCGACACGACGTTGCTTGACGGTTGCGGCCAGTGGGCCAATCTTGGTGATTGGCGTGATGCCGGCTCCTATGATGAGGCTTGCATCGCACTAGCGCGTCGCGTGGGTGAGGCCGCTGCCTTGGCACCGCCGATGTCGGTGCTTGATGTTGCCTGCGGCTACGGTGGAAGTGTGCGGCTTTGGGTTAATGCATTCGGTGTGAGTGTAGTGGACGCTGTTGATCTCAGGCCCGCATGCATCACAGCGCTGCGTGAAGCATCACCGCCAGGCCTGCGTCATGTGTTTACTGCGCATGTTTCGGAGACATTGGAGCTACCAGCCACGGTCCGCTACGACGCTGTCGTGTCGGTCGATGCCGCCTATCACTTTGCTAGTGCCCTCGATCTCGGGCGATTAGCAAGGCGATGCCTATGCCCAGGTGGACGTCTAGCCTATACTACTCTAATCTGGGGGAATCCTGATGCTGCGCGCCCCAATTGGTGGTGCAAATTATTTCTCCAAACGGCGCTTATACCGCAGGCAGCTGTGATGACACCCGGGGCATTGGGGGCTGCACTCGCGGATCTCGGATTTAGTGAAATGCAGATCTCCTACTTAGACGATGAAGTCTTGAGCGGATTTGCACGTTATGTGACCCAGCTCAGCTCTAAACTGAGTTTGGCTCACCGCCTCCGTCCAGCTTGGTGGAAGATTTGGCTCACCGCTCAGGCCTGTCGGCAGCTTCGAGCTTGGGGCCTGCGTTATGCATTAGTGCGGGGAGTGCTTGGAGCCCAGTGA
- a CDS encoding ABC transporter ATP-binding protein produces the protein MRTRSLSHASAGDSHATSTGFLGDLRGLGRLWPYLRQDRRLIWLAAALIPIISALQSALPLILRQTIDQGVIKGDSGKLLIGSAFYLVAVATEYLARSGQTIASSLAVLRMIKIMRDKVMRHVLDLPASYHDRTLSGTLVTRATSDFDNLSESLNLGVLNSIVDVAVLIGCVIGMFLLNWHLALVALAILPLVTWVVQWFSAALKTAMTRARVKIATLNAYTQECFYGHTTLKLLGAEKTVAATYDKLNTEYRDAQMSSVILDAAMFAVLDGIASITLGLVLWLIVSGFIADSASGASASVITAGVLVAFVQYIQQLFEPLKQLGNKMAMLQGAFTSIDRVFGVLGRDERIEGNQAVSKISGDIVFSDVSFSYHKDAVQAPVLRGISFALKAGHSLALVGATGSGKSTIIKLLTKLYDGYSGAIKIGPLDLKDLEPTSLRSHMAVVPQDIALFDGTIAFNIGLERPGVERQHMIKAAQEIGAAAFIDRLPGGYDYEIREQGGNLSQGQKQLIVFARALVTSPAVIVLDEATSSIDPESETIIQEATGRLLAHRTVIVIAHRLSTVRRCDQILVMNQGQIVERGNHAQLYAAGGFYRQLAATTLAETPSEAP, from the coding sequence ATGAGAACACGATCTTTAAGCCATGCCTCTGCCGGGGATAGCCATGCTACGTCAACTGGCTTTCTGGGCGACCTCCGCGGTCTAGGTCGTCTTTGGCCTTATCTGCGCCAGGATCGTCGGCTCATTTGGCTGGCTGCCGCCCTGATTCCCATCATTTCTGCCCTGCAGTCCGCGTTGCCACTGATTTTGCGGCAGACGATCGACCAGGGAGTGATCAAGGGCGACAGCGGTAAGCTCCTGATCGGATCAGCCTTCTATCTGGTGGCAGTAGCGACCGAATACTTAGCAAGATCTGGCCAAACGATAGCTTCGTCCCTAGCGGTGCTACGCATGATCAAGATCATGCGCGACAAAGTCATGCGGCATGTGCTTGATTTACCAGCTTCCTATCACGACCGCACGCTGAGTGGCACGCTGGTGACACGCGCTACCAGCGATTTTGACAATCTCAGCGAATCTCTCAATCTAGGTGTGCTCAACTCGATCGTCGACGTCGCCGTCCTGATTGGCTGCGTGATCGGGATGTTTCTCCTCAACTGGCATCTGGCTCTCGTGGCCTTGGCCATACTGCCGCTCGTGACTTGGGTCGTGCAGTGGTTTTCGGCTGCACTTAAAACAGCCATGACCAGAGCACGTGTGAAGATTGCGACTCTGAATGCCTACACGCAGGAGTGTTTTTACGGCCACACCACTCTGAAACTGCTCGGCGCCGAGAAGACCGTCGCCGCAACGTATGACAAGCTGAACACAGAATATCGTGACGCGCAGATGTCGAGCGTCATACTCGATGCTGCGATGTTTGCCGTTCTGGACGGGATTGCTTCCATCACGCTGGGTTTGGTTCTGTGGCTAATCGTCAGCGGCTTCATCGCGGATAGCGCTAGTGGTGCGTCGGCATCAGTGATTACGGCTGGCGTCCTGGTTGCCTTTGTTCAATACATTCAGCAACTGTTCGAACCCCTCAAACAACTCGGCAACAAGATGGCCATGCTGCAGGGCGCCTTCACCTCAATCGACCGGGTGTTCGGGGTGCTCGGTAGAGACGAGCGCATCGAGGGCAACCAAGCAGTAAGCAAAATCTCTGGAGACATCGTCTTTAGCGATGTGAGCTTCAGCTATCATAAGGACGCGGTCCAGGCGCCAGTCCTGCGGGGCATTAGCTTTGCATTAAAAGCTGGGCACTCGCTTGCCTTGGTCGGAGCCACTGGCAGCGGTAAGTCCACGATCATCAAGCTTCTCACTAAACTATATGATGGTTACTCGGGTGCTATCAAAATCGGCCCGCTGGATCTCAAGGATCTTGAGCCCACGTCGCTGCGTAGTCACATGGCGGTGGTACCACAAGACATCGCCCTCTTTGACGGGACGATAGCTTTTAATATCGGACTCGAACGCCCTGGAGTCGAGCGCCAACACATGATCAAGGCCGCGCAAGAGATCGGTGCAGCGGCATTTATCGATCGCCTTCCAGGTGGATATGATTACGAGATTCGCGAGCAAGGTGGCAATCTGTCGCAGGGGCAAAAGCAGCTGATCGTCTTTGCCCGCGCGCTCGTCACCTCGCCCGCGGTGATTGTGCTCGATGAAGCCACATCGTCCATCGATCCTGAGTCAGAGACGATCATCCAGGAGGCCACAGGGCGCCTCTTGGCTCACCGCACAGTCATTGTCATTGCCCACCGTCTATCGACGGTGCGCCGCTGTGATCAAATATTGGTTATGAACCAAGGCCAGATAGTCGAGCGCGGTAACCATGCGCAACTCTACGCGGCTGGTGGTTTTTACCGCCAGTTAGCTGCGACCACCCTGGCGGAAACGCCTTCCGAGGCACCCTAA
- a CDS encoding serine/threonine-protein phosphatase: MLQNRKEPENKRPTIARDLTVRLVRVLLIVFVLAATTNYIITLNRDNLALREKAEETANNLASVLVTPMWNINREELEKIIAIYRQSGIVSDIELTEIQETAQHKEISQTIRVPWQSNSHSSSLTLTRDIVRQDERDGPQLIGRIQIRFADRESRRKQIESILYSVLVFASISVSLFGATTRILQRFLRVPLDALSAELSHIAAGNYQYKMLPARQAEIAMIADKVQLMAKEIQSREEVLQQNQTKLETLNVAILDIFSCATTDALIRQTMVQAFRVTNCETVTFAFNAANGNGLSDRGLTSYIGMHGQVFEADAASLATHELVADERKVFAFPLKSRDRMIGTITVAFGTMADVMTVQLLRSLLSLATMGLIRLSEIREKAFIDTELQVAETMQQSMVFDYKSNPPQSVVVADHYEPVLRVGGDWFSVIESSDGRNVFVIMGDVTGHGLAQGLITTAMAGAMTLVEGLIKGQQAATFMTPADIITHLATVMRKLLGKSTLRMTCVAAQVNFEVGTLAICNAGHTFPLLLRQSDAGSTKAEPLSRLQQNMLGGEDRWDKTGQGYVNATYNIGKRDLIVFYTDGLTEARSKDGRGFYRPFQRQFGKISSVRSATALRDEILAQFRSHTSDVPAEDDICLMVIGRKSDSLEEVA, from the coding sequence ATGTTGCAGAATCGTAAAGAACCAGAAAACAAACGCCCAACGATTGCTCGGGATCTTACCGTGCGACTCGTTCGGGTTTTGCTCATAGTTTTTGTCTTGGCAGCGACAACGAACTACATCATCACCCTTAACCGCGACAACTTAGCTTTGCGTGAAAAGGCGGAAGAGACAGCCAACAATTTGGCGTCGGTCTTAGTAACTCCAATGTGGAACATCAATCGCGAGGAACTTGAAAAAATTATCGCGATCTACCGCCAATCGGGAATTGTCAGCGACATTGAGTTGACAGAAATTCAGGAAACAGCCCAGCATAAAGAAATATCCCAGACCATCCGTGTGCCATGGCAAAGCAACTCGCACTCAAGCTCGCTAACGCTGACGCGAGACATCGTGCGGCAGGACGAACGAGACGGCCCGCAGCTCATTGGACGGATTCAGATTAGATTTGCCGACCGCGAAAGCCGGCGCAAACAGATCGAGTCCATTCTCTACTCGGTGCTGGTGTTTGCGTCCATATCGGTGAGCCTCTTCGGAGCCACGACCAGGATACTGCAACGGTTTCTGCGCGTACCTCTAGACGCTCTCTCTGCCGAACTAAGCCACATAGCAGCCGGCAATTATCAGTACAAGATGCTACCAGCGCGCCAGGCCGAAATCGCCATGATCGCCGATAAAGTACAGCTCATGGCCAAAGAGATCCAGAGCCGGGAAGAGGTGCTCCAGCAAAATCAAACCAAGCTAGAGACCCTCAATGTCGCTATCCTTGATATATTTTCTTGCGCCACAACCGACGCTCTCATCCGGCAAACCATGGTTCAGGCGTTCCGAGTCACCAATTGCGAAACGGTCACCTTCGCCTTTAATGCAGCTAACGGCAACGGACTCTCCGACCGCGGATTGACCTCATATATCGGAATGCACGGACAAGTATTCGAGGCTGACGCCGCCTCTCTCGCAACTCATGAACTTGTCGCCGATGAACGTAAAGTTTTCGCTTTCCCCTTGAAGTCCCGTGACCGCATGATCGGCACGATCACTGTGGCTTTCGGCACCATGGCCGACGTCATGACCGTGCAGCTGCTGCGATCCCTCCTGTCGCTCGCCACGATGGGCCTGATTCGCCTCTCAGAAATTCGCGAGAAAGCATTCATCGACACCGAACTTCAGGTTGCTGAGACCATGCAACAGTCTATGGTCTTCGACTATAAATCGAATCCTCCCCAGAGTGTCGTCGTGGCGGACCACTACGAGCCCGTCTTACGTGTCGGTGGTGACTGGTTTAGTGTGATTGAATCCAGTGACGGCCGCAACGTCTTCGTCATTATGGGAGACGTCACTGGTCACGGCTTAGCGCAGGGACTCATCACTACGGCGATGGCCGGGGCCATGACGCTCGTCGAGGGCTTGATCAAGGGGCAGCAGGCGGCAACATTTATGACGCCCGCAGATATCATCACGCACCTAGCAACGGTCATGCGTAAGTTATTAGGTAAGAGCACACTCCGAATGACCTGCGTCGCCGCGCAGGTTAATTTCGAGGTTGGTACACTCGCCATCTGTAACGCCGGCCATACCTTTCCATTGCTCCTCAGACAGTCTGATGCTGGCAGTACCAAGGCCGAGCCCTTATCGAGGCTGCAGCAAAACATGCTTGGCGGTGAGGATCGTTGGGATAAAACGGGGCAAGGCTATGTCAATGCCACGTATAACATCGGTAAACGCGATCTCATCGTCTTCTACACCGACGGTCTCACCGAGGCCCGGAGTAAAGATGGCCGCGGATTCTACAGGCCGTTCCAACGGCAATTCGGCAAAATTAGTAGCGTGCGCTCGGCCACGGCCCTCAGAGACGAGATCCTTGCGCAGTTCCGTAGCCACACGAGTGATGTCCCAGCAGAGGACGATATTTGCCTGATGGTCATTGGACGTAAATCGGACAGCCTAGAAGAGGTCGCATGA
- the lpxC gene encoding UDP-3-O-[3-hydroxymyristoyl] N-acetylglucosamine deacetylase, whose translation MSTPRTVFIVDDQESILTTVASVLGDESYRVETFASAEALAIGLRESVPDLILLDIWLPGIDGLEALASLRQKHPRLPVILMSGHAGVDIAVKAMKIGASDFLEKPLNLDHLLDKIATHLPPVEGGKTAPSKAESAPTLGTGSFGAVTLSPSKQPQRTLKGNAVLNGVGLLSGRPTGIIITPAPLDSGIVFRTLDGVVIPAHITALENFEAMTGASARPFTANSTTLAKGGRHIRTVEHLLAALHMMGVTNALIKVEEEIPNVDGSAMDYCRIIAAAGIEDQKRPRIDIVVNKKIGVGAESVGEKHVYVEPFDGFEVVLRVDYPAPIGEQRFHFNAAKQSFVDEIAPARSFNTFENIDMAQQKGMVGSGYLNSHIIIHEGKVINTKLNYPDEFVRHKMLDLLGDLFLLGHNLRGRVVGNMTSHGLNQSLALKIHQELSQR comes from the coding sequence GTGAGTACACCGCGTACTGTGTTTATCGTCGATGATCAGGAGTCCATACTGACGACCGTGGCATCGGTCCTTGGCGATGAGTCCTATCGGGTGGAAACCTTTGCCAGCGCCGAGGCTTTAGCCATCGGGCTGCGTGAGTCGGTGCCGGACCTGATCTTGCTTGATATCTGGCTACCGGGTATCGATGGCCTTGAGGCACTGGCATCGTTGCGCCAGAAACATCCGCGTCTTCCGGTCATTCTCATGAGCGGTCATGCTGGCGTTGATATCGCCGTCAAGGCGATGAAGATCGGCGCCAGCGATTTTCTCGAGAAGCCGCTCAATCTCGATCACCTACTCGACAAGATTGCGACGCATTTGCCGCCAGTTGAGGGGGGCAAGACGGCGCCGTCCAAGGCCGAGTCGGCGCCGACCTTAGGCACGGGATCCTTCGGTGCGGTGACTCTGAGTCCGTCGAAGCAGCCTCAGCGCACACTCAAAGGCAACGCGGTTCTTAATGGTGTGGGCCTACTCAGTGGGCGGCCTACAGGGATCATCATCACGCCAGCACCGCTTGATAGCGGTATCGTCTTCCGCACGCTCGATGGTGTGGTGATACCTGCTCATATCACGGCGCTAGAAAACTTCGAGGCGATGACGGGCGCAAGTGCGCGGCCGTTCACAGCCAATTCGACGACGCTCGCCAAGGGCGGGCGCCATATCCGTACAGTAGAGCATCTGCTTGCCGCACTGCATATGATGGGAGTGACCAACGCCCTCATTAAAGTCGAGGAAGAAATCCCCAACGTCGACGGCTCGGCGATGGATTACTGCCGCATTATTGCCGCCGCCGGGATCGAGGATCAAAAACGCCCACGCATCGATATCGTTGTTAATAAAAAGATTGGCGTCGGTGCCGAGAGTGTCGGCGAAAAGCACGTATACGTCGAGCCTTTTGATGGGTTCGAGGTCGTGCTAAGAGTCGACTATCCAGCTCCCATTGGCGAGCAGCGCTTCCACTTTAACGCTGCAAAACAAAGTTTTGTTGACGAGATAGCCCCAGCGCGGTCCTTCAATACCTTTGAAAATATCGACATGGCCCAACAAAAGGGTATGGTCGGGTCGGGATATCTGAACTCCCACATCATCATTCATGAAGGCAAAGTCATAAACACTAAGCTTAACTATCCCGATGAATTCGTTCGTCACAAGATGCTGGACCTATTGGGGGACCTCTTCCTGCTCGGTCACAATCTCCGGGGCAGGGTAGTCGGTAACATGACCTCTCACGGTCTCAATCAATCGCTCGCGCTGAAAATCCATCAGGAGCTATCCCAGCGCTGA